A stretch of the Enoplosus armatus isolate fEnoArm2 chromosome 13, fEnoArm2.hap1, whole genome shotgun sequence genome encodes the following:
- the LOC139295191 gene encoding glycerophosphodiester phosphodiesterase domain-containing protein 5-like, whose amino-acid sequence MASTLSQLQFGRLRGLRAKLLRRYEHQPLVSCLAGLYGCRWRRQERSCTQSGDCCCNKLEGVSFALLVAAFCLTLVFLYFWGQAKNDYNDFDWFNFGNMGFWFPWSVVLLVIAAGFFTYITVLVLLAVCLLSEGQKLYLHWSHKIGILVSLTFSIVATAVLSDLWSKEWTTLLLSFQVTAPYLHVGGVLLMTALAWPIALHFFCMSSRVRRVLIMGVYLTVLSALYLVPLGLYSPCIKEEGTLGPAPVLIGHRGAPMLAPENTLMSFEKAVETGSEGLETDVTISYDGVPFLMHDQTLRRTTNIHQVFPNRTDTPAAMFTWAEVESLNAGAWFLSHNPFGSAGSLGADDRRRAGKQSVCSLQVFLQLAAQKDKLVIFDLYRPPRGHPYRDTWIQRTLEVIQNQSSIHSSQVLWLPSDLRSLVQEIDPELQQTSGSRLPLEELQRNHIVKLNLHYSSMSTELISEYAAVNISTNLYVISQPWLYSLAWCTGVHSVTTNAPQLLSTMSSPLLLMSPDEYNLMWILTDLASLVLILVTFIFHWWRERGLAFGSGNKITLDNGTYIKFKTEMSDIWSVSSANSQAERTPNLATVTEH is encoded by the exons atgGCGTCCACATTATCCCAGCTGCAGTTCGGCCGGCTGCGCGGTCTTCGTGCTAAACTGCTGCGGCGCTACGAGCACCAGCCGCTGGTGTCGTGTCTGGCCGGTCTGTACGGCTGCAGGTGGAGACGCCAAGAGAGGAGCTGCACTCAGTCTGGagactgctgctgcaacaaG TTGGAAGGTGTCAGCTTTGCTCTGCTTGTGGCCGCTTTCTGCTTAACGCTGGTGTTTCTGTACTTCTGGGGACAAGCAAAGAACGACTACAATGACTTTGACTG GTTTAACTTTGGGAACATGGGCTTCTGGTTTCCTTGGTCTGTGGTGCTGCTGGTCATCGCTGCAGGCTTCTTCACCTACATCACTGTACTCGTG ctgcttgccgtgtgtttgttgtcagagGGCCAGAAGCTTTATTTACACTGGAGTCACAAG ATTGGGATCCTGGTGAGTCTGACTTTCTCCATCGTAGCCACCGCCGTCTTGTCTGACCTGTGGAGCAAAGAGTGGACGACGTTGCTGCTTTCCTTCCAg GTGACGGCTCCTTATTTACATGTGGGTGGAGTCTTACTGATGACGGCGCTGGCTTGGCCGATAGCTTTGCATTTCTTTTGCATGAGCAGCAGAG tgaggCGGGTCCTGATCATGGGGGTGTACCTGACTGTCCTGTCTGCACTCTACCTGGTGCCCCTCGGTTTGTATTCTCCTTGTATCAAAGAGGAGGGGACCCTGGGCCCCGCACCGGTCCTCATCGGCCACAGAGGAGCCCCCATG CTCGctccagaaaacacactgatgtcGTTCGAGAAGGCcgtggaaacaggaagtgaaggtCTGGAGACGGATGTCACCATCAG CTATGATGGGGTTCCCTTCCTGATGCATGACCAGACCCTGCGACGGACCACCAACATCCACCAGGTTTTCCCCAACCGGACCGACACCCCGGCTGCCATGTTCACCTGGGCCGAAGTGGAGAGCCTGAACGCCGGAGCCTGGTTCCTCTCA CACAATCCGTTCGGTTCAGCCGGCTCTCTGGGAGCAGACGACCGACGGCGGGCAGGAAAACAGTcagtctgcagcctgcaggTCTTCCTCCAGCTGGCGGCTCAGAAAGACAAACTGGTGATCTTTGACCTCTACCGGCCGCCCAGAGGTCACCCTTACAGAGATACCTGGATCCAACGCACGCTGGAGGTCATCCAGAACCAGTCCTCCATCCACTCCTCGCAG GTGCTGTGGCTGCCGTCAGATCTGCGGTCTCTGGTCCAGGAGATCGATCCTGAGCTCCAGCAGACATCAGGCAGCCGGCTCCCCCTAGAGGAGCTCCAGAGGAACCACATCGTCAAGCTCAACCTGCACTACAGCTCCATGTCCACTGAGctcatcag TGAGTACGCTGCAGTGAACATCTCCACCAACCTGTATGTGATCAGCCAGCCGTGGCTCTACTCTCTGGCCTGGTGTACCGGAGTCCACTCGGTCACCACCAACGCCCCCCAGCTCCTCAGCACCATgagctcccctctcctcctcatg agtCCAGATGAGTATAACCTGATGTGGATTCTCACTGATCTGGCGTCCCTCGTGCTGATCCTCGTCACCTTCATCTTTCACTG gTGGCGAGAGAGAGGACTGGCTTTCGGCTCGGGCAACAAAATCACGCTGGACAACGGCACTTATATCAAGTTCAAGACAG AGATGAGTGATATTTGGTCGGTCTCCAGTGCTAACTCCCAAGCAGAGAGGACGCCCAACCTGGCAACCGTGACTGAGCACTAA